A region of Rhodamnia argentea isolate NSW1041297 chromosome 9, ASM2092103v1, whole genome shotgun sequence DNA encodes the following proteins:
- the LOC115744388 gene encoding MOB kinase activator-like 1A, protein MSLFGLGRNQRTFRPKKSAPSGSKGAQLRKHIDATLGSGNLREAVRLPPGEDLNEWLAVNTVDFFNQVNLLYGTLTEFCTPENCPTMTAGPKYEYRWADGVQIKKPIEVSAPKYVEYLMDWIEAQLDDESIFPQKLGAPFPPNFKEVVKTIFKRLFRVYAHIYHSHFQKIVSLKEEAHLNTCFKHFILFTCEFGLIDKKELAPLQELIDSIIVPY, encoded by the exons AAATCAAAGAACATTCCGGCCTAAAAAGAGTGCGCCCTCAGGGAGTAAG GGGGCGCAACTTAGGAAGCATATTGATGCCACTCTTGGGAGTGGAAACCTGAGGGAAGCAGTGAGACTTCCTCCTGGAGAAGATCTGAATGAATGGCTTGCTGTCAACA CTGTGGATTTCTTCAACCAGGTGAATCTGCTCTATGGTACCCTGACAGAGTTTTGTACTCCTGAAAACTGTCCTACTATGACTGCAGGACCCAA GTACGAGTATAGGTGGGCTGATGGTGTACAAATCAAGAAGCCAATCGAGGTTTCAGCTCCAAAATATGTTGAATATCTGATGGATTGGATTGAAGCACAGCTAGATGATGAATCCATTTTTCCTCAGAAGCTTG GTGCCCCATTTCCTCCTAACTTCAAGGAGGTGGTGAAGACAATTTTCAAGCGGCTGTTCCGTGTGTATGCCCATATATATCATTcgcattttcagaaaattgttAGCCTTAAGGAGGAGGCCCACCTTAACACTTGCTTCAAACATTTTATCTTGTTCACCTGT GAATTTGGGCTGATTGACAAGAAGGAGCTGGCTCCACTTCAAGAGCTGATAGACTCCATAATTGTTCCATATTGA
- the LOC115744429 gene encoding transmembrane protein 45B: protein MGSFKGHALPGTLFLVVGLWHVWSCVFRQVSNPKAFRVRVWNPVPGFEGRLKHLELYVITVGAFIDLCIELLYSPHLKLFVNGVLNPAHMNDFEHSGMLLMFFIFGLVALLSEKTSFLPLPEGALCLIATTAFCAEYLLFYFHSTTHKGLEGYYHLLLVLLIGLCVASTIAGALLPTSFPVDLCSGIAITLQGLWFYQTAFTLYGPSMPNGCQLKGSNIVCNSVESEARGEYLANFQLFSLVLGVLALVVGCYGFAARQFGHSEPRSLHVSQED, encoded by the exons ATGGGTTCTTTCAAGGGTCATGCTCTTCCGGGGACTCTCTTCCTTGTGGTCGGTTTGTGGCATGTGTGGAGTTGTGTGTTTAGGCAAGTGTCAAACCCAAAGGCCTTCCGGGTCCGGGTGTGGAACCCGGTGCCTGGATTCGAGGGGAGGCTGAAACACTTGGAGCTATATGTCATTACAGTCGGTGCTTTCATTGATTTGTGTATTGAGCTTCTCTATTCTCCCCACCTCAAGTTGTTTGTTAATGGAGTCTTGAACCCAGCACACATGAATGATTTTGAGCATTCGGGAATGCTCCTCATGTTCTTCATCTTTGGGCTCGTAGCTCTGCTCTCAGAGAAAACCAG CTTCCTTCCTTTACCAGAAGGAGCGCTGTGCTTGATTGCCACCACGGCATTCTGCGCGGAGTACCTCCTATTCTACTTCCACTCCACGACGCACAAGGGCCTGGAGGGTTATTATCACCTCCTCCTTGTCCTGCTTATAGGACTTTGCGTCGCTTCCACCATTGCCGGGGCCCTCCTACCGACCAGTTTCCCAGTCGATCTCTGCAGCGGCATAGCTATAACATTGCAAGGACTCTGGTTCTACCAGACAGCCTTCACCCTATACGGACCCTCGATGCCCAATGGTTGCCAGCTCAAGGGCAGCAACATTGTGTGCAACTCGGTGGAAAGCGAGGCTCGTGGTGAGTATCTTGCCAACTTCCAGCTTTTCAGCCTCGTCCTCGGCGTGCTGGCTCTGGTGGTTGGTTGTTACGGCTTTGCAGCTAGACAGTTTGGGCATTCCGAGCCTAGGAGCTTGCATGTATCCCAAGAGGACTAG
- the LOC115744453 gene encoding pentatricopeptide repeat-containing protein At1g28690, mitochondrial, whose translation MRNGGSSSLRLLVFSSRSYSRSLAEKTKFFPPTRELLSHTSPDSLPSALQHYINSDNPSPGQKIHAYILKTGLNPNTNISIKLLILHLKSGCLSYARAVFDEMPQRTLSAFNYMIGGCVRQRKVGESFELIRRMVSVGERPDGYTFSMILKASTQAQDVDLPCKITGVVHAQILRLDTEPDDVLYTALVDSYVKHERVDYARAVFDMMLEQNVICSTSMITGYMNQGSFEDAEEIFRKTIEKDVVVFNAMIEGYSKSSEFAKRSLEIYIEMQRLEFRPNLSTFASVIGSCSIMAAYEVGQQIQSQLVKTGHVLDVKMGSALIDMYSKCGKLEDACTLFECMPNRNVFTWSSMIDGYGKNGDPHKALDLFGAMREQRIEPNSVTFLSALSACAHAGLVAKGHEIFLSMERDYTLKPGMEHYACMVDLLGRAGSLNWAWEFVMKMPEKPNSDVWAALLSSCRLHADIEMASVAANELFKLNAKGRPGAYVALSNTLAHAGKWDSVTQLRELMKARGISKDTACSWVEAN comes from the coding sequence ATGAGAAATGGCGGATCGTCCTCTCTCAGGTTGCTGGTTTTCTCATCAAGATCTTACTCTCGCTCCTTGGCTGAAAAGACCAAATTTTTCCCGCCAACACGAGAACTGCTCTCCCATACGTCTCCGGACTCTCTGCCCTCGGCCCTGCAACACTATATCAACTCCGACAATCCTTCTCCCGGCCAAAAGATCCATGCCTACATCCTCAAAACCGGATTGAATCCCAACACTAACATCTCCATCAAGCTTCTCATACTGCATCTGAAAAGCGGCTGCCTCAGTTATGCTCGCGCggtgttcgatgaaatgccGCAGCGAACTCTTTCCGCGTTTAATTACATGATTGGCGGGTGCGTCAGACAACGGAAAGTTGGAGAGTCTTTCGAATTGATACGCAGAATGGTTTCTGTTGGCGAGAGGCCTGATGGGTATACTTTTTCCATGATCTTGAAGGCGTCTACTCAGGCCCAGGATGTGGACTTGCCTTGTAAAATAACCGGGGTCGTTCATGCCCAGATATTGAGACTAGACACTGAACCGGATGATGTTCTTTATACGGCGCTGGTTGACTCATATGTTAAGCATGAAAGGGTTGATTATGCTAGGGCTGTGTTCGATATGATGCTGGAACAGAATGTCATATGTTCAACCTCAATGATTACTGGATATATGAATCAAGGGTCTTTTGAGGATGCAGAAGAGATATTCAGGAAGACGATTGAGAAAGATGTCGTGGTTTTCAATGCCATGATTGAAGGTTACAGCAAGTCGAGTGAATTTGCAAAGAGATCTCTTGAGATTTACATTGAGATGCAAAGGTTGGAATTTCGGCCTAATCTATCTACTTTTGCCAGTGTAATCGGGTCCTGTTCCATAATGGCAGCATATGAAGTCGGTCAACAAATCCAAAGTCAACTAGTAAAAACTGGTCATGTCCTGGATGTAAAAATGGGCAGTGCTCTTATAGACATGTATTCCAAATGCGGGAAACTTGAGGATGCATGCACATTATTTGAATGTATGCCTAACCGGAATGTCTTTACATGGTCTTCCATGATAGATGGATATGGAAAGAACGGAGACCCCCATAAAGCTCTTGATCTTTTCGGTGCAATGCGTGAACAGCGAATTGAGCCCAATTCCGTGACATTCCTCAGTGCACTCTCTGCTTGTGCCCATGCTGGCTTAGTAGCTAAGGGCCATGAGATTTTCTTGAGCATGGAGAGAGATTACACACTGAAACCGGGTATGGAGCATTATGCCTGCATGGTTGATCTCTTAGGACGTGCAGGGAGTTTGAACTGGGCATGGGAGTTTGTGATGAAAATGCCTGAAAAGCCCAACTCTGATGTTTGGGCCGCTTTGCTTAGTTCATGTAGGTTGCATGCTGATATTGAGATGGCAAGTGTAGCTGCCAACGAACTATTTAAGTTGAATGCCAAGGGTCGGCCCGGGGCATATGTCGCTTTGTCTAATACATTGGCACATGCAGGAAAATGGGACAGTGTAACTCAACTGAGGGAGTTAATGAAGGCAAGAGGGATATCTAAAGACACCGCTTGCAGCTGGGTTGAGGCTAATTAG
- the LOC125316652 gene encoding uncharacterized protein LOC125316652 produces the protein MTVDMWRVYNYTLYNLPKVTFSVNGNSITIEVLHGSNFKKWKEDFLFAMELADVHVALYEDKPANLIETSTAIEMTRFATWGKSNRICLLSMKQSIQEHLKSSLPIDRTAKEMMEAIHTRFAVCLTKAMEL, from the exons ATGACCGTTGACATGTGGAGAGTTTACAACTACACGTTATACAATCTACCCAAAG TTACCTTCTCCGTGAACGGCAACTCCATTACGATTGAGGTTCTTCatggttcaaattttaagaaatggaaaGAGGATTTTCTGTTTGCTATGGAGCTGGCGGATGTTCATGTGGCTCTTTATGAAGATAAGCCAGCTAATCTCATTGAGACCAGTACAGCAATTGAGATGACACGTTTTGCCACTTGGGGAAAGAGCAACAGGATCTGCTTGTTATCAATGAAGCAATCCATACAAGAACATTTAAAGAGTAGTCTGCCAATTGACCGCACCGcgaaagaaatgatggaagcGATCCATACACGTTTCGCCGTGTGTTTGACGAAAGCAATGGAACTTTGA